The Pontibacter sp. SGAir0037 DNA segment GGCATTTCCAATGGTCAGGATATTTACTTTAATGTAGCCTTTAAACCTGTAGCCACTATTCTGCAGCCACAGCAGACGATAAATGCTTCCGGCGAAGATATTACTTTACAAGGCAAAGGCCGTCACGATCCCTGTGTATTGCCACGCGCTGTACCTATCGTAGATGCTATGGCGGCATTGGTACTGGCGGATTTCCTGTTAAGGCAGCAGGCCAATAAAGTACAGTAAAAGCATAAAGGATTTCCACCGGAGCCTGTCTCCCTTATACAAAAAGAAGCCCCTGCAATTAAATTTGCAGGGGCTTCTTTTTGTATTGTATAAGCTTTTTACTGATATCGTATCTGAATGTCGTACGTGTATCCTAGTACTACCAGCATACACGTACGACATTTGAGTTAAAATAATCTCAGATGCACCACCAGGAACCATACCATTACCAGGATTGGCAGCAGGAATGGTATAGAGTAACGCAGAATATAAGCGAAGAAAGATGGCATTTTAATACCTGCACTTTCAGCAATGGCCTTCACCATAAAGTTAGGTCCGTTACCAATATAAGTAAAGGCGCCAAACAGTACGGCAGCCAGAGAAATGGCTTCCAGCTGAACCAGGGTGTCTAACCCTGCCACGGAGGTGCCTTCTGCAAAATGCCTTACATCTACCACACTGTTCTGAGATAATTCAAACTTGGCCATACCCAACGACAGGAAGTTGGCATAAGTAGGGGCATTATCCAGGAAGCCTGATAAAGAACCAGTAGCCCAGTACAGGAAGTTTGGTGTTATGTATTGGGCATAAGCCGGAGAAGAAGCGATTTCAGCTGATAACTGTAAAGCAGGCATCATGGTAAAGAATATCCCAAAGAAGAGGAAAACCACTTCCAGAATCGGGTGAAAATTAAAGTGATTACCTGCCAAAGCTGTTTTGCTCGAAAAGCGGAAACAGAAGAAAGCAGCTGTGAGTTGTATTACTTCACGCAGATAAGAAAACTTATTGCCATCGTAGAAGATATGCGGCAGGCCATCAATTACATTCGGGTCCAGGAAAATAGCGGCAATAATAACTGCCAGCCAGAACAAGTTACGCTTGCCTGTAAAGTGGAATTCTGTTTTAGCATCGTTCTTTTCCACTACTTCAGGGCGTGGAGTAAAAGCAGTTTCTTTGTTTCGGCTGTCTACCAGGAAGAATAACAGGCAAAGCAGGCCGATGGATAGTATCCAGGGAATGAAAAGGTGTTGTAAAGTCCAGAAGAAGGGCACCCCTTTTAAGAAGCCTATGAACAGTGGCGGGTCACCCAGAGGAGTTAAAAGCCCACCGGCATTACTTACAATAAAAATGAAGAAGATGATCTGGTAGGGCTTAATACGATGGTTGTTTAGTCGTATAAATGGCCGGATCAGCAAAAGAGAGGCACCTGTAGTACCAATCAGGTTGGCCAGCACGGCACCTACAGCCACTAAAGCCACATTCATCAGCGGCGTGGCTCTGGCATTTACGTTTAAGTAAATACCACCTGCTGCTATGTAAAGCGAACTCAGCAAAACAGCAAAGGAAGCATACTCAAAGAAGGTGTGAATTGGCATATGCACATCGTGCAGGATAAACAGGTAGTACGCCAATACGGTTAGCCCAAGTGTGATAGCTACTTTTTTGTAGTTGTGCTCCCAGAAATGACCGAATAAAACCGGGCCACTGGCAATCATCCCGATCAGGATAAGAAATGGTATAATCAGAAAGCCAGGTACAGCTGGATGCTGGGCTTGCGCCAACATAATGTAGTTGTAAAGCATGTTAAACGTGCGGTGTTAGTCAGTACAAAAATTTAACTGCAGCGCAAAGTTACATTTTCTGGCCTAAAAAGCTACTATAAGTTCTGTATATACAGCTTAGTACAGGTGAATTGCAAATGGCTACGTATTTACCATATGGTGGGACAGCTGTAGAAAAACATTTTACCCTTTGATTTAAAACAACTTGAATTGATTCCGGTACTTATTTGTTAGAGTACTGTAGGTGCATGCGTTACAACATGTCAGAATAATTGCCTAATTTTGTAGACTTTAAGACATAGTCATAAGTTTTAATTTTAAACGAGATATCGTCATGATAGAAAATAAAGAAAAGACAGTTTCGGTATACGCAGAAGCAAACCCGAATCCTGAATCAATGAAGTTTGTGATGAACGTTTCCCTTTTACCGGAAGGGCAAAGTGTAGATTATCCGAACCTTGAAAGTGCTTTAGAGTCGCCACTGGCGCAGGAGCTTTTCAACTTTGATTATGTTTCCAGAGTTTTTATTGCCAGCAACTTTGTAACAGTTACGAAGAGTGCCGACATTGAGTGGGTAAAACTAATCCCGGAACTCCGTACCTTCCTGAAGTCTTACATTGAGGCTGGTGGTCCGGCATTTAACGAAGGCTTTGATGCCAGCAAATTAAGTGCAGGCAATGCAGCAGAGGCTTCTGGTGAAGTTTCTGAAGAAGATGCCGTTATCACAAAGAAAGTAATTGATCTCCTGGAGAACTATGTTCGTCCGGCTGTTGAGCAGGATGGGGGCAACATTACATTCAAGTCTTATAAAGAAGGTGTGGTAACTGTATTTTTACAAGGTTCTTGCAGTGGTTGCCCTTCTGCTACTGTAACTCTGAAATCCGGTATCGAAAACCTGCTGAAGCGCATGGTGCCAGAAGTAACAGAAGTAGTTGCAGATGGCGTTACGATCTAATTGAATCGTTTTTCATAAAAAAGGGGCTGCTCCGGATCCGGAGCAGCCCCTTTTTTGTACCTGTTAGCAGGGTGTGGTGCCTGAGGTTTAGAAAAATCTGATCCAACACAAAGAGGCTGCCTGCATCAGATAGCCTCTTTGTGTTGGATCCACCTGAGTGGTATAGCTTATCGTGCCTGCTGCACTACTTTGGCTGAAGCTACTGGCGCTTTGTCTTCTTTAACAGTATCAACTACAATCGGAGTAGCGATAAACAGGGAAGAGTAAGTACCAAATACTACACCAATAATCATAGCCAGAGAGAAACCTCTTAACACTTCACCGCCAAATATAAACAGCACCACTACCACTAGGAATAAGGTTAAGGATGTGATGATGGTACGGCTGAATGTGCTAATAAGAGCTGGGTTCACTACATCTTTAATAGCAGATTTTGGATTATCGCTCATGTACTCGCGTACACGGTCGAAAATTACCACGGTATCGTTAATAGAGAAACCAATGATAGTAAGCACCGCAGCTACAAACACCTGATCGATCTCGTAAGAAACACCAACCAGATCCAGGATAGAGAACACAGCGATGATCATAAGCGCATCGTGCAGCAAGGCTACCACGCCGCCTAAGCTAAACTGCCACTTTCTGAAACGGATCATCACATACAGGAAGATTCCGATCAGTGCTAATGCCATAGCCACCAGGGAAGTGTTCTGAATGTCATCGGCCATTGTTGCACCTACTTTAGAAGAACTTACTACATTCGGGTTCAGGTTGCTGTATTGCGCCAGGCCTTGCTCCAGGGCAGTTCTTACCTTCTCATCCGCCTGAATGCTTTCATCATCTGCCAGGTAGCTGGTAATTACCTTTAATCGGTTTGTGCCGCCAAAAGTTTTTACTTCAGTACCCGCAGACTGGAAATCATCTACCAGGGCAGAGCGAAGGTCTGAAGCCGGAACAGCCTGATCGAAGTCAATTACATAAGAGCGACCACCCGCAAAGTCTACACCCAGGTTCGGGCCACCGTTAATATACATCGCTACAAAACCGAATACCAGTATAGCTAACGAGAAAGCATAAGCAGGTTTTCTGTACTTCATAACATCAAATTTAATGTTACGGAACATCTTGCCTGATAAAGCTGTACCAAATGAAAGTTTGCCGCTCTTTCTGAAAGCATTCTCTACAAAAAGCCTTGAAATATAAACAGACGTAAAGAAGGAGGTAACAATACCAATCATCAGGGTAATGGCGAAGCCTTTTACCGGGCCTGAGCCGAAGTAGTACAGGATAAAGCCAACAATGAAAGTAGTTACGTTCGCATCCAAGATAGTAGAGAAAGCCTTTTCGTAGCCTTTGTTGATGACCTCGCGCATGCTGAAGCCTTTCAATGATTCCTCACGCATACGTTCGAAGATCAGTACGTTCGCATCCACGGCCATACCTAACGTAAGCACGATACCCGCAATGCCAGGCAGGGTAAGCGCTGCGCCAAACTGTGCTAAGATACCCAGGATAAAGAACACGTTGAACACCAACGCTAAGTCGGCAATGAAACCACCACGAGAGTAGTAAGCAATCATGAAGATAACTACAATTACCAGACCGGCAATGGTAGAAAGCAAGCCCTGGTTAATGGCCTCCTGGCCCAGCGAAGGACCTACGATGGCCTCTTCGATGATACGGGTAGGGGCCGGCATCTTACCCGCCTTCAGGATGTTGGCAAGGTCTTTCGCCTCTTCCACGGTGAAGTTGCCGGAGATGGAGGAGTTGCCGCCTGTGATCTCGCCCTGCACCACCGGAGCAGAGTACACGTAGTTGTCCAGCACGATGGCGATCTGGCGGTTGATGTTGTCGCCTGTCAAACGGGCCCACTTCTTGGAGCCGTTCGGGTTCATGGCCATGCTGATTTCAGGGCGTCCGTTCTGGTCGAAGTCCTGGCGGGCATCGTTGATAGCGTCACCGGACAGTGGGGCCTTCCCGTCACGCCCTTTTTTGATGGCGTACAGCTCTGCGAACTCTTGGCGGTTGCCGCCCTGCACGGGCTTCACGCTCCACAAAAACTTCATGTTGGGAGGGAAGATGGCACGAACCTCTGCTCTTCCTAAAATCTCGTTTACCTTGGCCGTGTCGCGCACGTTTGTGCCGAAGCCACCTGGCAGCGGAACGAACAGGCGGGCCAGAGCGCTGCTTTGTGCGTTGGCAAGAGAGTCCAGGCCATTGGCAGCGGAATCAGTAGAAGCTGCCGTTTGGCCCGCCTGCGCAAGACCCGTGGAATCGGTAGCGGCAGCCTGCGCCAGCACATCATCGGCGCCGTCTGTTTTAACTGTTGCGTTAGGAGTAGCACCCTGCGTTAAGGGATCTTTCTGGTCTGCAGTGCCCAGGTTCAGCTTGCCGGCTTTCTCCTGCTGTGCCAGGTACTCGTTTAGTTGTAAAAAGTAAGGGGTGAACTCGTCCGGCGTCCATACTTCCCAGAACTCCAGGTTGGCCATGCCCTGCAGCAGGCGGCGCACACGCTCCGGGTCGTCTACGCCCGGCAGCTCGATCTGGATACGGCCATCGCCACCGTTACCCGATAGGCGCTGGATGTTCGGGTTCGTAACACCGAATTTATCGATACGGGTGCGCAGGATGTTGAAAGAGCGGTCTACAGCATCGTTAACTTCCTGATCGATCACATCGATTACTTCAGCGTTGCTTGACTCGTAGCTGATTCTGCCTCTGTTGGCAGAGTTTGAGAAAATACGGCTTAAGCGACCGTTTGGCTCCACCTCGCGGTAGGCCTCAGCAAACAGGGTGGTAAATTTTTCCTGGCTGTTTTTCTGTAGCTCCTGCGCACGGGCAAGGGCCTTTACAAAGTTAGGGTCTTTGCTGTTGCCTGACATAGAACGGATAATCTCTACAGGAGAAACTTCCAGCACCACGTGCATTCCGCCTTTCAGGTCAAGGCCAAGGCCTAATTCTTTTTCTTTGATTTCCTGGTAAGTAAAACCTACGAACACAGGTTCCTGGCGAACAGAGTCGAGGTACGCTTGTCGTTTAGCGCGGTCTACATTGCCTTGTGCATCTGTTGCATAGGCTTCAGCATCCTTTTCTACACGACTGGCAACAAAGGAAAATGACAGGAAGAAGAGGCAAAGTGCCCCTACCAGCGCTGTCAGAACAATAATGGCTGTTTTGTTACGCATTGTTGATTTTAAAATGTATTAATTAAAAAGGTTGATTTTCAACAGTAAACCAGCTGCATACTGTGCAACTGTTAATCACGGTGTTGTTGTTCCGTGACGGGTAAAATTTCTTAGATAAATTTTGGGGCTGGTTAACTTCTGGCCTGCCTGCCGGCAAGCCAGAAAAGGTTGATCCGGTTATAAAGCCGGATAGAAGAAATAGTTAACCTATGGAAGGAGATACAGCCTAGGGGGCGTTGGGCTGTATGGTAATCGGGAAAAGCTGTGCAATAAAACCTGCGCCGGGAGCCCTGGCACTATAGGCAGGCAGCGCTTCGTCTTTAACAGGCGCAAAGGGCGGTAATGGCGTTGGCAGTACCGCCTGGTGCAGGTTTAAAGCTACAAAAGAAGTAGTAGCTTCTAAAGATACCTTTTGTTTAACTACAGCTTTCTTCTCTGCTGGCGCAGTAGCCAGTTTGGAAGCCTCTTTTTGCGGAGATCCTTTAGCCGGAGAACTATAGGCAACCACCTCCTGGCCATTGAGCATCAGCGCCCAAAGCAGGGTAACAGACATCATCAAATGCCTGAAATGGTTGAATATGTTCTTCGTTTTTGGCATGTTTAACTGCAAATGTAAAGTCTTTCTCCTAAAAATAAAATCTTTAGCGATTTATATCAATAAAGCGTTTGATGTCGTGCTTCTTACCGATCAGGATCAGGATGTCAGAAGGATAGATAACAGTATCCGCTTTGGGTACGCCAATGATATGCTCTACCTGTGTTGGTTTCCCGTCCTGTATCTCCTCAAAGAAACGCTTGATTGTGATCATGTTCAGGTTATACTTTTCTCTAAGCGAAATCTTTGCCAGGTTTTTGTTGGCAATACCGCGCGGGGTATTAATCTCTACAATTTCATAATTGTCTGGCAGGGGCAGGAACGTACGTATGCTAGGCTGCAGCAGGCGTTCTGCCACGGTTCTGCCTACCTCGCCCTCAGGAGAAAGGATTTCGTGTACGCCCATTTTTTCCAGGATGCGGCGCTGCTGCTTGTTAGAAGCCCTGGTAATCACACGCTTTATATTAAGTTCCTGTAAGTTGGCGGTTGTGATCAGCAGTGCCTCAAAATCTTCGCCTATAGCCACAATTACAGCATCCATGTCCTGGATGTTCTGTGCTTCCAGTGCCCTGATGTCGGTAGCGTCCAGTGCTACGGCATAAGCAACCTCATCTTTGATAGCTTCTACATGGTCTTCGCTATTGTCGATAGCCAGTACCTCCGCACCTCGTTCCGCAAGTGTACGTGCAATAGAGTTGCCGAATATACCCAGACCAATTACAGCAAATTTATGCCTCATGATGCTTTAATCTTAGAATTCAAGAACGTCGTAAGCACCTCCAGCCCGCGCTCAAAATGATTGTTGTTCGGGATGATGATGTCTGCATCGTTTTTATATGGCTTAATGTATTTTTCGTATGTAGGGGCTACATGGTGTGTGTAGCGGTAAAGCACATCGTCGAGGTCGTAACCGCGTTCTATTTTATCGCGCACGATCCGGCGCTGCAATTTAATATACTCTTTGGCATCAATGTATACTTTCAGGTCCAATTGTTTGGCAATCTCTTCGAAATAAAATACAAAGATACCCTCTACCACTACAATTGGTGCCGGCTTAAACTCCAGTTGCTTTGGTACTACATTAGGGTTGTTAAACGTATATTCGGTGCGGTAAATGGTTTCTCCTTCGCCTAATCTTCTCAGATCTTCGGCATAAGCATCATCATCAATGCAGGAAGGAAGGTCAAAATTTACGACTCCGTTCGCGTCGCGTGTTTGTAATTCGCGTGATTTATAGTAGTTATCCTGCGAGATCAGGCAAATGTTCTCAGGGGCAAACGATGCGAGTAGCTTATTCAAAAAAGTGGTTTTTCCTGAAGCACTACCTCCTGTTATTCCGACGATATATGGCTTTTGCATTGGAAGCTATGGTTTCAGGCTACAAAATTATACTTTTTCAAGTAAACTATCCAGCAGTGCAAGAATAATTTTAGCCTCAGCTGTTTCTTTTCAGAAAGGCAACCAGTTTTCTGATGGCTTTCCCTCTGTGGCTGATGATATTCTTTTCTTCGGTGCTCATTTCGGAAAATGTCCGGTCGAAACCTTCGGGTATAAAAATAGGATCATAGCCAAAACTCTGGTTGCCGTTCCAGAATTTAGTAATCTGCCCGTTTACAATACCTTCAAACTGATGTTCTTCCCCGTTCAGGAAAAGCGTGATAAACGTGCGGAAGCGGGCGCTGCGGTCTTTCTTCTCTTCCAGGTTCTTTAGTAACAGTTCCATATTATCGGTGTCGCTGCGTTGCGGGCCGGCATACCGGGCAGAGTATACGCCAGGCTCATGATGCAAAGCGGCAACTTCTAAGCCTGTATCGTCGGCGAAGCAGTTAACCCCATATTTCTCCCACACATACTGTGCCTTTTGCCGGGAATTTCCTTCCAGTGTATCCTGTTCTTCGGCTAATTCTTCGTGGCAGCCAATATCTTCCAGCGTCAGGAGTTTGTACTTGCCTTCCAGCATCTGGCTTACTTCGTTCAGTTTTTTTCGGTTATTGGTAGCAAA contains these protein-coding regions:
- a CDS encoding non-canonical purine NTP diphosphatase, whose protein sequence is MTELCFATNNRKKLNEVSQMLEGKYKLLTLEDIGCHEELAEEQDTLEGNSRQKAQYVWEKYGVNCFADDTGLEVAALHHEPGVYSARYAGPQRSDTDNMELLLKNLEEKKDRSARFRTFITLFLNGEEHQFEGIVNGQITKFWNGNQSFGYDPIFIPEGFDRTFSEMSTEEKNIISHRGKAIRKLVAFLKRNS
- a CDS encoding NifU family protein, giving the protein MIENKEKTVSVYAEANPNPESMKFVMNVSLLPEGQSVDYPNLESALESPLAQELFNFDYVSRVFIASNFVTVTKSADIEWVKLIPELRTFLKSYIEAGGPAFNEGFDASKLSAGNAAEASGEVSEEDAVITKKVIDLLENYVRPAVEQDGGNITFKSYKEGVVTVFLQGSCSGCPSATVTLKSGIENLLKRMVPEVTEVVADGVTI
- the secDF gene encoding protein translocase subunit SecDF, encoding MRNKTAIIVLTALVGALCLFFLSFSFVASRVEKDAEAYATDAQGNVDRAKRQAYLDSVRQEPVFVGFTYQEIKEKELGLGLDLKGGMHVVLEVSPVEIIRSMSGNSKDPNFVKALARAQELQKNSQEKFTTLFAEAYREVEPNGRLSRIFSNSANRGRISYESSNAEVIDVIDQEVNDAVDRSFNILRTRIDKFGVTNPNIQRLSGNGGDGRIQIELPGVDDPERVRRLLQGMANLEFWEVWTPDEFTPYFLQLNEYLAQQEKAGKLNLGTADQKDPLTQGATPNATVKTDGADDVLAQAAATDSTGLAQAGQTAASTDSAANGLDSLANAQSSALARLFVPLPGGFGTNVRDTAKVNEILGRAEVRAIFPPNMKFLWSVKPVQGGNRQEFAELYAIKKGRDGKAPLSGDAINDARQDFDQNGRPEISMAMNPNGSKKWARLTGDNINRQIAIVLDNYVYSAPVVQGEITGGNSSISGNFTVEEAKDLANILKAGKMPAPTRIIEEAIVGPSLGQEAINQGLLSTIAGLVIVVIFMIAYYSRGGFIADLALVFNVFFILGILAQFGAALTLPGIAGIVLTLGMAVDANVLIFERMREESLKGFSMREVINKGYEKAFSTILDANVTTFIVGFILYYFGSGPVKGFAITLMIGIVTSFFTSVYISRLFVENAFRKSGKLSFGTALSGKMFRNIKFDVMKYRKPAYAFSLAILVFGFVAMYINGGPNLGVDFAGGRSYVIDFDQAVPASDLRSALVDDFQSAGTEVKTFGGTNRLKVITSYLADDESIQADEKVRTALEQGLAQYSNLNPNVVSSSKVGATMADDIQNTSLVAMALALIGIFLYVMIRFRKWQFSLGGVVALLHDALMIIAVFSILDLVGVSYEIDQVFVAAVLTIIGFSINDTVVIFDRVREYMSDNPKSAIKDVVNPALISTFSRTIITSLTLFLVVVVLFIFGGEVLRGFSLAMIIGVVFGTYSSLFIATPIVVDTVKEDKAPVASAKVVQQAR
- a CDS encoding TrkA family potassium uptake protein, producing MRHKFAVIGLGIFGNSIARTLAERGAEVLAIDNSEDHVEAIKDEVAYAVALDATDIRALEAQNIQDMDAVIVAIGEDFEALLITTANLQELNIKRVITRASNKQQRRILEKMGVHEILSPEGEVGRTVAERLLQPSIRTFLPLPDNYEIVEINTPRGIANKNLAKISLREKYNLNMITIKRFFEEIQDGKPTQVEHIIGVPKADTVIYPSDILILIGKKHDIKRFIDINR
- a CDS encoding RNA methyltransferase, translating into MPKTKNIFNHFRHLMMSVTLLWALMLNGQEVVAYSSPAKGSPQKEASKLATAPAEKKAVVKQKVSLEATTSFVALNLHQAVLPTPLPPFAPVKDEALPAYSARAPGAGFIAQLFPITIQPNAP
- the udk gene encoding uridine kinase, whose product is MQKPYIVGITGGSASGKTTFLNKLLASFAPENICLISQDNYYKSRELQTRDANGVVNFDLPSCIDDDAYAEDLRRLGEGETIYRTEYTFNNPNVVPKQLEFKPAPIVVVEGIFVFYFEEIAKQLDLKVYIDAKEYIKLQRRIVRDKIERGYDLDDVLYRYTHHVAPTYEKYIKPYKNDADIIIPNNNHFERGLEVLTTFLNSKIKAS
- a CDS encoding sodium:proton antiporter; protein product: MLYNYIMLAQAQHPAVPGFLIIPFLILIGMIASGPVLFGHFWEHNYKKVAITLGLTVLAYYLFILHDVHMPIHTFFEYASFAVLLSSLYIAAGGIYLNVNARATPLMNVALVAVGAVLANLIGTTGASLLLIRPFIRLNNHRIKPYQIIFFIFIVSNAGGLLTPLGDPPLFIGFLKGVPFFWTLQHLFIPWILSIGLLCLLFFLVDSRNKETAFTPRPEVVEKNDAKTEFHFTGKRNLFWLAVIIAAIFLDPNVIDGLPHIFYDGNKFSYLREVIQLTAAFFCFRFSSKTALAGNHFNFHPILEVVFLFFGIFFTMMPALQLSAEIASSPAYAQYITPNFLYWATGSLSGFLDNAPTYANFLSLGMAKFELSQNSVVDVRHFAEGTSVAGLDTLVQLEAISLAAVLFGAFTYIGNGPNFMVKAIAESAGIKMPSFFAYILRYSIPFLLPILVMVWFLVVHLRLF